Within the Halarcobacter mediterraneus genome, the region TACATGATAACGGTGGAGGAATAGATAAAAAAATTATAAAGAATATATTCGATCCATATTTCTCTACAAAAAGTGCACAAGATGGAACAGGATTAGGTCTTTATATGAGTAGAATCATTATAAATGACCATTGTAATGGAGATTTAAAAGTTTTAAATGAAAAAGATGGAGCAACATTTTTTATTCAATTACCCATTAAATAATAAGAAAGGAAAATAAATGAGTTCTAACTTAAAAGAATTAGTAGAATATAGTAAAAAACTTAACATACTTTTTATTGAAGACAATAATGAAGTAAGAGAACAATTATATAAATTATTTAAAAATTTTTTTGAAAATATTGATAAATGTTTTAATGGAGATGAAGCATTAGAAAAATATAAAAAAAAAGAAAAAAACTATTATGATTTAATTATTAGTGATATTAGTATGCCAAAACTTGATGGAATTCAATTATGTAAAGAAATTATAAAAATAAATAAAAAACAAGAAATATTAATTGTATCTGCCCATACAGAAAAAGAAAAATTATCACAGTTAGAAGAAATTGGGATTGAAAACATTCTTCAAAAACCAGTTGAGCATATAAGTTTAATTAATACTCTAAGTAAAATTATAAACAATATAAAAAGAAATAAAGAAGAGAGTTAGAGTTCCTCTAACTTCTTATCATATAAAGCCATTAGCTCATCTAATTTAAGTTGATTCTCTTCTAAAGACTCAAACATCTGCTCAACTTCATCTTCATGTTTTTTGATTATTTGAGACAGTTCTATAATCTTACTATTATCACCTTGATTTGAAGCTTGTATAAGTTCTGCTTGATATTTTTCAATATCGTCTTCTACTTCCATAATAGAATTTTCAAGCTTTTCAATCTTCTTTTTTAAAGGATTTGTTTCTTTACTTCTTTCTTGGATTATTGAAGCTCTTAATTTTTTATTCTCTTTTTTGTTTACTTTTGCTTGTTTTGGTTTCTCTTTTTGCTCTTCACCTTCTTCATCTTCCCAACCAATTTTTTCTAAAAACTCATCATATGTTCCATCAAAATAATCAGCTCCATCTTTTGCAAAAACAATAAGTCTATCACATACTTGTCTTAATAACTCTTCTGAGTGAGTTACTATAATACAAGAACCCTCAAAGTTTTTAATAGCTTTTGTAAGTGAATCAATTGATTGCATATCTAAGTGGTTTGTTGGCTCATCAAGAAATAATAGGTTTACATCTTTTGCTAAGATTTGTCCTAGCATTACCCTACTTTTTTCTCCCCCCGATAATAAAGAGATTTTCTTTTTAACATCATCTCCACTAAACATCATAGAACCACAAATACCTCTTACTGTAGATTCAGAAAGTTTTGCATTAGAAACATAGATTTCATCCATTATTGTATTGTTTGGATTAAGATGGGAAATATTTGTTTGCCCAAAGTGTCCAAAGGTAGTAGTTCCATGATAATCTATAGTTCCACTAAGTGGTTTTAGCTCTTTTGCAATATTATTTAGAAGTGTAGACTTACCCTTACCATTTTTACCGATAATTCCTAAAGTCTCACCCTTTTTTAAAGTAAAAGAGATATCTTTAAAAAGTATTTCATTTTCTTTGTATCCAAAACTTAAATCTTTTACATCAAGTAAAACTTTTGCAGGAGTATCTTTATAGTTAAAATCAAACTCTAAAGTTGATTCATCTACAATAGAATCCATCTCATCCATTTTTTCTAAAAGTTTTACTTTTGATTGAGCTTGAGCAGCTGTTGAAGCTCTTGCTTTATTTTTAGCAATGAACTCTTCTAACTCTTTTCTTTTTTTATCTTGTGCTTCTTTTTGTTTTTCATAGTGTTCATCATTTGCTTCAAGTTGGGCATAAAACTTATGAGTATTTCCTTCAAGCATAAATAAAGACTGTCTTACAATACCCATTGTATGAGTACAAACAGTATCCATAAAGTCTCTATCGTGAGTGATAATGATAACTTCTCCATCAAAGCTTTTTAAAAAGTTTTTTAGCCATCTTAAAGATAAAATATCTAAGTAGTTTGTAGGCTCATCTAGAAGTAATAGATTTGG harbors:
- a CDS encoding response regulator transcription factor, whose product is MSSNLKELVEYSKKLNILFIEDNNEVREQLYKLFKNFFENIDKCFNGDEALEKYKKKEKNYYDLIISDISMPKLDGIQLCKEIIKINKKQEILIVSAHTEKEKLSQLEEIGIENILQKPVEHISLINTLSKIINNIKRNKEES
- a CDS encoding ABC-F family ATP-binding cassette domain-containing protein, producing MIQLKNLSKHFGEKTLFTDLNLILGQGQRVGLVGRNGTGKSTLFKLILGEEQADDGEILIPKNYKIGALKQHLEFSEKTLVDETALALAEDDKYSIYKVEKILFGLGFSHEDLQKDPLSFSGGYQIRINLAKLLITEPNLLLLDEPTNYLDILSLRWLKNFLKSFDGEVIIITHDRDFMDTVCTHTMGIVRQSLFMLEGNTHKFYAQLEANDEHYEKQKEAQDKKRKELEEFIAKNKARASTAAQAQSKVKLLEKMDEMDSIVDESTLEFDFNYKDTPAKVLLDVKDLSFGYKENEILFKDISFTLKKGETLGIIGKNGKGKSTLLNNIAKELKPLSGTIDYHGTTTFGHFGQTNISHLNPNNTIMDEIYVSNAKLSESTVRGICGSMMFSGDDVKKKISLLSGGEKSRVMLGQILAKDVNLLFLDEPTNHLDMQSIDSLTKAIKNFEGSCIIVTHSEELLRQVCDRLIVFAKDGADYFDGTYDEFLEKIGWEDEEGEEQKEKPKQAKVNKKENKKLRASIIQERSKETNPLKKKIEKLENSIMEVEDDIEKYQAELIQASNQGDNSKIIELSQIIKKHEDEVEQMFESLEENQLKLDELMALYDKKLEEL